A window of the Gossypium hirsutum isolate 1008001.06 chromosome A05, Gossypium_hirsutum_v2.1, whole genome shotgun sequence genome harbors these coding sequences:
- the LOC107904332 gene encoding phytol kinase 1, chloroplastic encodes MEGKITWFNKIYIKSRELSGLALDSLFCFISFSAARMSLSLSFTHPILSRHVYSAVFPPPRFLFLSPHIPTTSRFPILYRAPQRATALSATAATASIFRDTAASASVFAGAYALVFTFDILTQKELIQQNLSRKLVHILSGLLFAISWPIFSNADEARYFASLVPLINCLRLVIHGLSLSDDQSLIKSVTREGNPKELLRGPLYYVAMLMLCALAFWRESPVGVICLANMCGGDGFADIIGRKYGSSKIPYNQSKSWVGSISMFVSGFIISIGMLYYYSALGYLQLDWGYTMHRVALISLVATVVESLPITMLIDDNISVPLASMLAAYLTFGQ; translated from the exons ATGGAAGGTAAGATCACTTGGTTCAACAAAATATACATCAAAAGCAGAGAGCTCAGCGGTCTCGCTCTAGATTCTCTCTTCTGTTTCATCAGTTTCTCCGCTGCTAGGATGAGCCTCTCCTTATCCTTCACTCATCCCATCTTAAGCCGCCACGTCTATTCCGCCGTATTTCCTCCTCCCCGTTTTCTCTTCCTCTCTCCTCACATCCCAACCACGTCCCGTTTCCCTATTCTCTACCGCGCGCCCCAACGCGCCACCGCACTCTCAGCCACCGCTGCAACCGCCTCTATTTTCCGAGACACCGCTGCTTCCGCCTCTGTCTTTGCTGGCGCTTATGCTCTCGTCTTCACCTTCGATATTCTCACTCAAAAGGAGCTCATTcaacag AATTTAAGTAGAAAATTGGTTCATATATTATCTGGATTACTTTTTGCCATTTCCTGGCCAATTTTCAg caaCGCCGATGAAGCTCGTTACTTTGCATCTCTGGTTCCACTTATCAATTGCTTAAGGCTTGTAATTCATGGTCTCTCTTTGAGTGACGATCAAAGCTTGATCAAATCTGTTACTCGAGAAGGAAATCCCAA GGAATTGCTTAGGGGGCCTTTGTATTATGTTGCGATGTTGATGTTATGTGCTCTTGCGTTTTGGCGTGAATCCCCTGTCGGTGTCATCTGCTTGGCAAATATGTGCGGCGGTGATG GTTTTGCAGATATAATTGGTAGAAAATATGGGTCGTCCAAGATTCCTTATAATCAAAGTAAGAGTTGGGTTGGCAGCATTTCCATGTTTGTTTCAGGATTCATCATTTCTATTGG GATGCTGTACTACTACTCAGCTCTGGGTTATTTACAATTGGATTGGGGGTATACAATGCATAGGGTTGCTTTAATTTCTCTAGTGGCAACTGTGGTTGAATCTCTTCCAATTACCATGCTAATAGATGATAATATTTCTGTTCCTCTCGCTTCCATGCTTGCTGCCTATTTAACTTTTGGTCAATAA